The following coding sequences lie in one Euhalothece natronophila Z-M001 genomic window:
- a CDS encoding class I SAM-dependent methyltransferase has product MTTTAVGKSALTSRLVNGILSIKPVYQLAKSRARQMMIKRAEEIGVPWRDRVAELKQHDWEQELASIQNPHISYPDYYLTSFHAYDQGNLSWDAALEVEVAAYAVHAKLWGDTGADGDRRLRDSYHQILKQELPDFNPSAIADLGCSVGMSSFALQEQYPNAKVTGIDLSPYFLSVAKYEGREKGFNIQWHHALAEKTNLADNSFDLVSAFLMFHELPQEASHAIFAEAKRILKPGGYFCFMDMNPRSSVYQKMPPYVFTLLKSTEPYLDEYFTLDVEEAMTEAGLKTPTIIPNSPRHRTVISQRPKGE; this is encoded by the coding sequence ATGACAACAACAGCAGTAGGAAAATCAGCTTTAACGTCCCGTTTAGTTAACGGGATACTTAGTATTAAGCCTGTTTATCAGTTGGCAAAATCACGGGCGCGACAAATGATGATTAAACGTGCTGAGGAAATTGGCGTTCCTTGGCGCGATCGCGTTGCCGAATTAAAACAACATGACTGGGAACAAGAACTGGCTTCAATTCAAAATCCCCATATTAGCTATCCCGATTATTATCTTACTTCTTTCCATGCCTATGATCAGGGAAATTTAAGTTGGGATGCAGCGTTAGAAGTAGAAGTAGCTGCCTATGCTGTTCATGCCAAACTATGGGGAGATACTGGGGCTGATGGTGATCGCCGCTTACGAGACAGTTATCATCAGATTCTAAAACAAGAACTCCCTGACTTTAATCCAAGCGCGATCGCGGATTTAGGATGCAGTGTTGGCATGAGCAGTTTTGCCCTACAAGAGCAATATCCTAACGCTAAGGTTACAGGCATCGATCTCTCTCCTTACTTCCTTTCAGTGGCTAAATATGAAGGCAGAGAGAAAGGATTTAATATTCAATGGCATCATGCCCTTGCTGAAAAAACTAACCTAGCCGATAATAGTTTTGATCTGGTTTCTGCCTTTTTAATGTTTCACGAACTTCCACAAGAAGCAAGTCATGCAATTTTTGCAGAAGCAAAACGAATTCTCAAGCCAGGGGGATATTTCTGTTTTATGGATATGAATCCGCGATCGTCGGTTTATCAAAAAATGCCCCCCTATGTCTTTACCCTGCTCAAAAGCACAGAGCCTTATCTTGATGAATACTTCACTCTTGATGTTGAGGAAGCGATGACGGAAGCAGGATTGAAAACACCAACCATCATTCCCAATAGCCCCCGTCATCGAACGGTGATTTCACAACGACCAAAGGGTGAATAA
- the glnA gene encoding type I glutamate--ammonia ligase, producing the protein MPETAQEVLRMIQDEDIKIIDLKFIDLPGIWQHFSIYRSELDEDSFTDGVPFDGSSIRGWKSINESDMMMVPDPTTAWIDPFMKEKTLSMICSIKEPRTGEFYDRDPRTITQKAIDYLISSGIGDTAFFGPEAEFFVFDDVRFDQTYNKGFYYVDSIEGRWNSGREEAGGNLGYKPRYKEGYFPAPPTDTLQDMRTEMLLTMAECGVPIEKHHHEVASGGQGELGFRFATMVKAADYLMTYKYVIKNVAKKYGRTVTFMPKPIFNDNGSGMHVHQSIWKDGQPLFWGEGGYANLSDMARHYIGGLLKHAPAVLAFSNPSTNSYKRLVPGFEAPVNLVYSQGNRSASVRIPLTGTNPKAKRLEFRCPDATCNPYLAFAAMLCAGIDGIKNKIEPQEPLDVDIYDLSPEELNKIPSTPSSLESALEALENDHQFLIDGGVFTQEFIYNWIEYKLDNEVNPLRLRPHPYEFALYYDA; encoded by the coding sequence ATGCCAGAAACTGCCCAAGAAGTCCTGCGAATGATTCAGGACGAGGATATTAAAATTATTGACCTCAAATTCATTGATTTACCGGGGATTTGGCAACATTTCTCCATTTATCGCAGTGAGTTAGATGAAGATTCTTTTACCGATGGGGTTCCTTTTGATGGTTCAAGTATTCGGGGTTGGAAGTCCATTAATGAATCCGACATGATGATGGTTCCCGACCCCACTACAGCTTGGATCGACCCCTTCATGAAAGAAAAAACCCTCAGTATGATTTGCTCGATTAAAGAGCCACGAACTGGGGAATTTTATGATCGCGATCCGCGTACCATTACCCAAAAAGCAATTGACTACCTCATTTCTAGTGGTATTGGGGATACAGCCTTTTTTGGTCCCGAAGCAGAGTTTTTCGTCTTTGATGATGTGCGCTTTGACCAAACCTACAACAAAGGCTTTTACTATGTAGATAGCATTGAAGGACGTTGGAACTCAGGACGGGAAGAAGCCGGCGGTAACTTAGGCTATAAACCTCGTTATAAAGAGGGGTATTTCCCTGCTCCTCCCACGGATACCCTGCAAGATATGCGAACCGAAATGTTGCTAACCATGGCAGAGTGTGGGGTTCCCATTGAAAAACACCACCACGAAGTAGCAAGCGGTGGACAGGGTGAACTTGGTTTCCGTTTTGCCACCATGGTGAAAGCAGCGGATTATTTGATGACTTATAAGTATGTCATTAAAAACGTTGCCAAGAAATACGGGCGCACTGTAACGTTTATGCCCAAACCCATCTTTAACGATAATGGTTCTGGGATGCACGTTCACCAATCTATTTGGAAAGATGGACAGCCCTTATTCTGGGGAGAAGGTGGCTACGCAAACCTCAGTGATATGGCTCGCCACTATATTGGTGGTCTTCTCAAACACGCTCCTGCGGTTTTGGCTTTCTCTAACCCTTCTACTAACTCTTACAAGCGATTAGTTCCCGGTTTTGAAGCTCCAGTGAACTTAGTTTACTCTCAAGGTAATCGCTCTGCGTCGGTTCGTATTCCGCTTACTGGAACCAATCCCAAAGCCAAGCGATTAGAGTTCCGTTGTCCAGATGCAACTTGTAATCCCTATCTTGCTTTTGCTGCCATGCTTTGTGCTGGTATTGATGGGATTAAAAATAAAATTGAGCCACAAGAACCTTTAGACGTAGATATTTACGATCTCAGCCCCGAAGAGTTGAACAAAATTCCTTCTACCCCTAGTTCTCTGGAATCGGCGTTAGAAGCATTAGAAAACGATCACCAATTCTTGATTGATGGGGGTGTATTTACTCAAGAGTTTATTTATAACTGGATTGAGTATAAGTTAGATAATGAAGTGAATCCTCTTCGCTTGCGTCCCCATCCTTATGAGTTTGCGCTCTATTATGATGCTTAG
- a CDS encoding PepSY domain-containing protein, whose amino-acid sequence MINHLVQPIKNLAILIGIFLTISLFNPILVLASEQLPSDDVPLSEIIGNLESQDYFLIEVEFENEVWDVEAYRDGQQYELTIDPRSGNILPPQLHQYPKALSKIVANVEAKGYLPIEVEYETNIWEIEACQNGQQYQLKIDPESGNIISIKEE is encoded by the coding sequence ATGATTAATCATTTAGTCCAGCCAATCAAAAATCTAGCAATTTTGATTGGAATTTTCTTAACGATTTCTCTGTTTAATCCAATACTGGTTCTAGCCAGTGAACAGCTACCGTCTGATGATGTCCCTTTGTCGGAAATAATTGGTAACCTTGAATCTCAGGATTATTTTTTAATCGAGGTAGAGTTTGAAAATGAGGTTTGGGACGTAGAAGCCTATCGAGATGGTCAACAATATGAGTTAACAATTGATCCCCGCTCAGGAAACATTTTACCTCCTCAGCTTCATCAGTACCCAAAAGCGTTATCAAAGATTGTAGCTAATGTTGAGGCTAAAGGATATTTACCCATAGAAGTTGAATATGAAACTAATATTTGGGAAATAGAAGCCTGTCAAAATGGACAACAATATCAACTTAAAATCGATCCAGAATCAGGAAACATCATATCAATCAAAGAAGAGTAG
- the gap gene encoding type I glyceraldehyde-3-phosphate dehydrogenase, translated as MARVAINGFGRIGRAFMRIAHSHPKVEVVAINDIALPLDQAAYLLKNDSVYRRFPGEVSHNEQGLVVDGKSIPILAEKDPSALPWTDMGIDVVIESTGVFRTAEKAGMHVKAGAKGVIISAPPKGGDVPTVVYGVNENSIDLERDRVISGASCTTNCLAPIADILDKEFGIEKGWMTTVHAYTADQEIVDMAHPNWTRGRTAAQNIVPTSTGAASAVGLVLPQLKGKLDGIALRVPTPTGSVVDLNAMLGKSVTAEEINTAFKNYAQGKMQGILATSELPLVSSDCVADPHSSIVDLSSTKVMAGNFVKILSYYDNEWGYSARLVDLAANYS; from the coding sequence ATGGCACGAGTTGCAATTAACGGCTTTGGTCGCATTGGACGGGCTTTTATGCGGATTGCCCACTCCCATCCCAAGGTAGAAGTCGTTGCGATTAATGATATTGCCCTGCCCCTTGACCAAGCCGCTTATCTATTAAAGAATGATTCAGTTTATCGTCGCTTTCCGGGGGAAGTTTCTCACAATGAGCAAGGATTAGTGGTTGATGGCAAATCGATTCCCATTTTGGCAGAAAAAGACCCTTCCGCTTTACCTTGGACAGACATGGGAATTGATGTGGTGATTGAATCCACAGGAGTCTTCCGAACCGCAGAAAAAGCAGGAATGCACGTTAAAGCTGGGGCGAAAGGGGTGATTATCAGTGCGCCACCGAAAGGGGGAGATGTCCCCACGGTGGTTTATGGCGTGAATGAAAATAGTATTGATCTTGAGCGCGATCGCGTTATTTCGGGGGCATCTTGTACCACCAACTGTCTCGCCCCCATTGCTGATATCCTTGACAAAGAATTTGGCATTGAAAAAGGCTGGATGACCACGGTTCATGCTTATACCGCCGATCAAGAAATTGTGGATATGGCGCACCCCAACTGGACAAGAGGACGCACCGCCGCTCAAAATATTGTCCCCACCAGCACCGGAGCCGCCAGTGCAGTCGGCTTAGTCTTACCGCAACTAAAAGGCAAACTCGATGGTATTGCCCTACGAGTTCCCACCCCCACAGGTTCTGTGGTTGACTTAAACGCCATGTTAGGAAAATCTGTTACCGCCGAAGAGATCAATACAGCTTTCAAAAACTATGCTCAAGGGAAAATGCAAGGGATTTTAGCCACCAGTGAGTTGCCCTTAGTCTCATCTGACTGTGTTGCTGATCCTCATTCTTCTATTGTTGATTTAAGCTCAACCAAAGTAATGGCAGGTAATTTTGTTAAAATTCTTTCTTATTACGATAATGAATGGGGATATAGTGCTCGCCTCGTTGATTTAGCCGCTAATTATTCATGA
- a CDS encoding HEAT repeat domain-containing protein, translating to MINQFAEQGFKLSSWKINRITQFLLLAVTMLTYSIMAMNIANSLFLSNAGAEYLPLCFIFLGLFSIVGYAGVSQIIDRFSCSRLFQYVLIGLAGLFTIFSLVLKLNTLPLYFLISITAFFQFDLFVNILYPNLITEYFTTLEYKRYAPFLGIAQAVGILLGGALTTVLAGYLTNRQLLACLILLSAITIAQIAYLDNSQQRLEKSANKKQMGIIDSLKTFPDLVERYPLVFYLASSSFLFILIYVMSEFLWFSTYASNFSDAELTGFLGTVRIGTSTTQIVTLFCITRPLLRWLGVARMNVAYPIVTLIALLGFAVRGDLKSAIALNINGDSLNKGLAIPVHQLNYNAIPPEFSGRVRTLTDGVFYAVGLTVAGGALLICQSFLHPTEIVWMAIVLTGIALIARLPMGRLYAQGLESMIRSNSLELDDFNYRTHLPSGSSSAIQDLIINGDYYTQVKGLELAHRLGEASRFLPEVKALLQESQLDSGIRSTVVDIFVNDSDEQTLEKFREFLDSEYITLKATALEILIANEESISPSKLQELLTDENAEIRLLAALGQKISGVSLDQKLQELADEVWKSPWDENSASAIARIISKTENRDWLELLQPILNSNSPSVQEQGLKALAQLTEQDDVEIANIAVRHLQHSSPQVRAAAFHLLGVTRCQGMLHHIGVGLGDSDPRVRQEAAQVLASYGEQGLALARDSLSSPNPEVVNAAIIAISQVRSQKASDILLEYLAPDFREISKTQVWQKQIPKSDPNWRPLAIAIADYHNRIVQRVLYILSCLGHSRTVNTVSRAFNSTNPREVANAVEVLATLPHRQFAMPLMPILEQIGQPQINYNGRSRVTSSAWLRAKGYKLLLEALEARDRWIRVGALIVMATIPFTLMKDPDPLVKNTAQQLFLPILQRPSSQKVLMNRLLLLKNVALFKNLSLEELLLIDKALSQEQVLADQTIFTEGSWGTHLYIIAEGSVRIRKEFDGEPQDLRHLSVGEYFGEVSLFDEAPHWESAIALQDCTLLKLEKSRFISLISQRPHIILEICRFLSQRLRETDKFRPASKQQLLPPPSEAAAVDN from the coding sequence ATGATCAATCAATTTGCGGAGCAAGGCTTCAAGTTATCAAGTTGGAAAATTAACCGTATTACTCAATTTCTTTTACTAGCAGTAACGATGCTTACCTATAGCATCATGGCAATGAATATTGCCAACTCTCTTTTCTTAAGTAACGCTGGCGCTGAATATTTGCCTTTATGCTTTATTTTTTTAGGATTATTTTCTATTGTAGGGTATGCAGGTGTCTCCCAAATTATTGATCGATTTAGTTGCTCTCGACTTTTTCAGTATGTTCTTATCGGGTTAGCGGGGCTATTTACTATTTTTTCTCTAGTCCTAAAACTTAATACGCTGCCACTGTACTTTTTAATTAGTATTACCGCCTTTTTTCAATTTGATTTATTCGTTAATATTCTCTACCCTAACCTCATTACTGAGTATTTTACGACTCTGGAGTATAAACGCTATGCGCCTTTCTTAGGCATTGCTCAAGCAGTAGGAATTCTTTTAGGTGGTGCTTTAACAACAGTATTAGCAGGATATTTAACCAATCGGCAATTATTAGCTTGCCTAATTTTGCTATCTGCGATTACAATTGCTCAAATTGCTTATTTAGATAATTCTCAACAACGGCTAGAAAAAAGTGCTAATAAGAAACAGATGGGAATTATTGATTCCCTAAAAACTTTCCCAGATTTAGTAGAAAGATATCCGTTAGTCTTTTATCTAGCTAGTAGCAGTTTTCTCTTTATTCTGATTTATGTAATGTCAGAATTTTTATGGTTTAGTACCTATGCAAGTAACTTTTCTGACGCAGAATTAACAGGATTTTTAGGAACTGTTCGCATCGGTACCAGTACCACGCAAATTGTTACCTTATTTTGCATTACTCGCCCCCTTCTGCGGTGGCTAGGCGTAGCGCGGATGAATGTGGCTTATCCCATTGTTACCCTGATTGCTCTGTTGGGGTTTGCGGTTCGTGGGGACTTAAAAAGTGCGATCGCGCTCAATATTAACGGCGACTCTCTCAATAAAGGACTTGCTATCCCTGTCCACCAACTCAATTACAATGCCATTCCCCCAGAATTTTCGGGACGAGTGCGAACCTTGACAGATGGCGTATTTTATGCAGTGGGCTTAACTGTAGCCGGGGGAGCCTTACTTATTTGTCAATCCTTTCTCCATCCCACAGAAATCGTCTGGATGGCTATCGTCTTAACGGGAATTGCCCTAATTGCGCGACTTCCTATGGGGCGGTTGTATGCGCAAGGCTTAGAAAGTATGATTCGCAGTAATAGCCTAGAACTAGATGACTTTAATTATCGCACTCACTTACCATCTGGGTCTAGTTCTGCTATTCAAGACTTAATTATCAATGGGGATTATTATACACAAGTAAAAGGATTAGAACTTGCTCATCGCCTCGGGGAAGCCAGTCGCTTTTTACCAGAAGTAAAAGCCCTCTTACAAGAAAGTCAACTTGACTCAGGGATTCGTTCTACTGTAGTCGATATATTTGTCAATGATAGCGATGAACAGACGCTAGAAAAATTCCGAGAGTTCCTTGATAGTGAGTATATTACCCTAAAGGCAACCGCTTTAGAAATTTTAATTGCTAATGAGGAGTCCATTAGCCCGTCAAAATTACAGGAACTGTTAACCGATGAAAATGCAGAAATTCGGTTATTAGCGGCTTTAGGACAAAAGATTTCAGGAGTCAGCCTTGATCAGAAACTCCAAGAGTTAGCCGATGAAGTATGGAAGTCGCCTTGGGATGAAAATAGTGCTAGCGCGATCGCGCGAATCATTAGTAAGACAGAAAACCGAGACTGGCTAGAACTTCTACAGCCCATCCTAAACAGTAATTCCCCTTCAGTTCAAGAACAGGGATTAAAAGCGTTAGCCCAACTCACAGAACAGGATGATGTTGAAATTGCCAATATTGCGGTTCGTCATTTACAACATTCTTCCCCCCAAGTTCGCGCTGCTGCTTTCCACCTCTTAGGGGTAACTCGCTGTCAGGGAATGCTCCATCATATCGGGGTAGGCTTAGGGGATAGTGATCCCAGAGTACGCCAAGAAGCCGCCCAAGTGTTAGCTTCTTATGGGGAACAAGGATTAGCTCTTGCCCGAGATAGCCTTTCTTCTCCTAACCCAGAAGTGGTTAATGCTGCCATTATCGCCATTAGCCAAGTTCGTAGCCAAAAAGCTAGTGATATTCTCTTAGAATACCTTGCCCCTGACTTTCGGGAAATTAGTAAAACCCAAGTTTGGCAAAAACAAATTCCCAAATCAGATCCCAACTGGCGACCGCTCGCGATCGCGATTGCCGACTATCATAACCGCATTGTGCAACGAGTGCTGTATATTTTATCCTGTTTAGGGCATTCTCGCACTGTTAACACCGTTAGTCGGGCTTTTAACTCCACCAATCCTCGGGAAGTCGCCAATGCTGTGGAAGTTCTTGCCACGCTTCCTCATCGACAATTTGCCATGCCCTTAATGCCCATTTTAGAGCAAATTGGGCAACCGCAAATCAATTATAATGGTCGCTCTCGTGTCACTTCTTCGGCTTGGTTACGAGCAAAAGGATATAAACTGCTTTTAGAGGCTTTAGAAGCAAGGGATCGTTGGATTCGGGTTGGGGCTTTAATTGTGATGGCAACCATTCCCTTTACCTTGATGAAAGACCCTGATCCCTTAGTTAAAAATACCGCACAACAGCTATTTCTGCCCATCCTACAACGTCCATCTTCTCAGAAGGTACTTATGAATCGCTTACTTCTCCTCAAAAATGTTGCCCTGTTTAAGAATCTCTCCCTCGAAGAATTACTCTTAATTGATAAAGCCCTTTCCCAAGAACAAGTTTTAGCCGATCAAACGATCTTTACTGAGGGAAGTTGGGGAACACACCTTTATATTATTGCTGAAGGCAGTGTCCGCATTCGGAAAGAATTTGACGGTGAACCCCAAGACTTACGACATTTATCTGTTGGGGAGTATTTTGGCGAGGTGTCTCTCTTTGATGAAGCCCCCCATTGGGAAAGCGCGATCGCGCTCCAGGATTGTACTTTGCTTAAACTAGAAAAAAGCCGGTTTATTAGTCTCATTAGTCAGCGACCCCATATTATCTTAGAAATTTGCCGATTCTTAAGCCAACGCCTCCGAGAAACGGATAAATTCCGTCCTGCTTCTAAGCAGCAGTTACTACCGCCTCCTTCCGAAGCAGCCGCCGTTGATAACTAA
- a CDS encoding alpha/beta hydrolase: MNNNTIVKAFFQATKVETAQPPYDTIHLKIYYPSNPSETTETNDFGMTPPFSEQAPFPVVIWFNGFNCSPEAYQWLAIDLAKRGLVVVTFAWVAENLPGFISLTPGVDISIWSPEKYGTAPTASALPAILNKLENLQEEGLLAGLLNLEKVVLGGHSAGGRVAMESASRDFFPQLAGAFSYGGHTVVGANLGYDPGTILPLPDSLPLLLLGGTDDGVIANNSHRYGVEWEEATTPISRTFQEAIAGGRGDSYVVLLQGANHFCITESDQSLTSTVFLDFPSTKSERDIRSLFAEVIGLFIEGHICQLETSKSQLQTLLNSDNSLLKMATWK; this comes from the coding sequence ATGAATAACAACACAATCGTTAAAGCATTTTTTCAAGCCACTAAAGTTGAAACTGCTCAACCTCCCTATGATACAATTCACCTTAAAATTTATTATCCCAGTAACCCCTCAGAAACGACAGAAACAAATGACTTTGGGATGACTCCTCCCTTTTCGGAGCAAGCCCCCTTTCCTGTGGTAATTTGGTTTAATGGTTTTAATTGTAGTCCAGAGGCCTATCAATGGTTGGCAATTGACTTAGCCAAACGAGGATTAGTAGTAGTAACTTTCGCTTGGGTTGCTGAAAATTTACCTGGTTTTATTAGTCTCACCCCTGGGGTTGATATTAGTATTTGGTCACCAGAAAAATATGGAACAGCCCCTACAGCATCAGCCTTACCTGCTATTTTAAATAAGTTGGAAAATTTGCAAGAGGAAGGATTATTAGCGGGATTATTAAACTTAGAAAAAGTCGTTTTAGGGGGTCATTCAGCAGGGGGGCGCGTTGCTATGGAAAGTGCTAGTCGCGATTTTTTCCCACAGCTAGCAGGTGCATTTTCTTATGGTGGGCATACCGTAGTGGGAGCAAATCTCGGCTATGATCCAGGAACAATTTTACCTTTGCCAGACTCTCTTCCTTTACTGTTATTGGGTGGCACAGATGATGGAGTAATTGCGAATAATAGCCATCGCTATGGTGTAGAATGGGAGGAGGCGACAACCCCGATATCACGAACGTTTCAAGAAGCGATTGCAGGCGGACGAGGTGATAGTTATGTGGTTTTATTACAGGGAGCTAATCATTTTTGTATAACTGAGTCTGATCAATCACTGACTTCTACTGTTTTCTTAGATTTTCCATCCACCAAGTCAGAGAGAGACATTCGTTCTCTATTTGCAGAAGTAATCGGTCTTTTTATCGAAGGTCACATTTGTCAACTGGAAACAAGCAAATCTCAATTGCAAACTTTATTAAATTCTGACAATTCTTTGTTGAAGATGGCAACTTGGAAATAA
- a CDS encoding RNA-guided endonuclease InsQ/TnpB family protein, giving the protein MLNLTYNYKIKPTKEQIEKIEHNLKVCRSVWNYALAERKLWYNSRSCPINSCSITSEYIVPPFEYPNYHIQSSNLTKAKKTYPFLKSGNAQAMQQTLRKLDRAFNDMKSQGKGFPRFKKKMKSFNLVSNKIEVEGNQIKRPLLKQVRFVKSREIPEGFQIKQVQVIKKASGYYVNLALELDVDVPTPPPHGHAVGLDVGIKSLLATSDGLTIKRPQFLDRVLRKIGLLQRKLRNKKKGSGKYLKLQKRIAKLHEKVANQRKDYHFKLAHQLCADTGMLFVEDINFTAWSKGMFSKQSLDMGLGQFITILEDVCSQTDIYFAKVDKDYTSQVCPNCGVHTGKKDLNQRLHVCPECGYQQDRDVAAAEVVLKRGLTAVGAPVVKQPSNGDLSGATTVA; this is encoded by the coding sequence ATGCTGAATTTAACGTACAACTACAAAATTAAACCAACGAAAGAACAAATTGAAAAGATTGAACACAATCTCAAGGTTTGTCGTTCGGTTTGGAATTATGCCTTGGCTGAAAGAAAGCTCTGGTATAACTCTCGTAGTTGTCCGATTAATTCATGCTCGATCACCTCGGAATATATTGTACCTCCTTTTGAATATCCCAATTACCACATTCAATCCTCTAACCTAACCAAAGCTAAAAAAACTTATCCCTTTCTTAAGTCTGGGAATGCTCAGGCTATGCAACAAACTTTGAGGAAACTTGACCGAGCCTTTAACGACATGAAGTCTCAAGGCAAAGGGTTTCCTCGGTTTAAGAAGAAGATGAAGTCTTTTAATCTCGTTAGTAACAAAATTGAAGTCGAAGGTAATCAGATTAAAAGGCCCTTACTGAAACAAGTAAGGTTCGTTAAATCACGGGAGATTCCAGAAGGATTCCAAATTAAACAAGTCCAAGTCATTAAGAAAGCGTCTGGCTACTACGTTAACTTAGCTTTGGAATTAGATGTGGATGTCCCAACACCACCACCTCATGGTCATGCAGTGGGGTTAGATGTTGGAATTAAAAGTCTGCTAGCTACCTCTGACGGTTTAACCATAAAAAGACCACAGTTTCTTGATCGCGTTCTGCGCAAGATTGGATTACTGCAAAGAAAACTACGCAACAAGAAAAAAGGGTCTGGAAAGTATCTCAAGCTACAAAAGAGGATAGCTAAGTTACACGAAAAAGTAGCTAATCAACGCAAAGATTACCACTTCAAGCTTGCTCATCAACTCTGCGCTGACACTGGAATGCTCTTCGTTGAAGACATCAACTTCACAGCTTGGAGTAAGGGAATGTTCTCTAAGCAATCCCTGGATATGGGCTTAGGTCAGTTCATAACTATTTTGGAAGATGTCTGTTCTCAAACAGATATCTATTTTGCCAAAGTGGATAAGGATTACACCTCTCAAGTTTGTCCTAATTGTGGAGTTCATACTGGTAAAAAGGACTTAAACCAACGTCTTCATGTTTGTCCAGAGTGTGGATATCAGCAAGATAGGGATGTAGCAGCAGCAGAAGTGGTGTTAAAGCGAGGATTAACTGCGGTCGGTGCGCCCGTGGTGAAACAGCCCAGTAATGGCGATCTGTCAGGGGCAACTACGGTTGCCTAG
- a CDS encoding retropepsin-like aspartic protease family protein yields the protein MKSILALLTFSVAVLLPATGNTQGCYMIDKYGEQIDLSSICEKNDNSSAPTVTSTEGVFESPIKRHQDGIPVIEVSFNDQETVEMMVDTGASATVLPPDVAERLGIEPERTVRASTPSDREVEFPAGRVASMNAGGAVAEDVMIIIAPAVSTGLLGQNFFSRYDVSIREDVVEFRDR from the coding sequence ATGAAGTCAATTCTAGCACTACTTACATTTTCGGTGGCAGTTTTGTTGCCAGCTACTGGTAATACTCAAGGCTGTTATATGATTGATAAGTATGGAGAGCAGATTGATCTAAGTTCGATCTGTGAAAAGAATGATAATTCTAGTGCTCCCACAGTAACTTCCACAGAGGGAGTTTTTGAATCCCCAATTAAACGCCATCAAGATGGCATTCCAGTTATTGAGGTAAGTTTTAATGATCAAGAAACGGTGGAAATGATGGTGGATACTGGTGCTAGTGCAACTGTTTTACCCCCAGATGTAGCCGAAAGGTTGGGAATTGAACCAGAAAGAACTGTGCGTGCTAGTACACCTAGTGATAGGGAAGTTGAATTTCCAGCAGGGCGAGTGGCTTCAATGAATGCAGGAGGTGCAGTGGCGGAAGATGTAATGATTATTATTGCACCGGCTGTTTCCACGGGATTATTAGGACAAAACTTTTTTAGTCGCTATGATGTTTCTATTCGAGAAGATGTGGTCGAGTTTCGCGATCGCTGA
- the petN gene encoding cytochrome b6-f complex subunit PetN gives MDILTLGWVMFLALFTWSITMVVWARNGF, from the coding sequence ATGGATATTTTAACCTTAGGTTGGGTAATGTTTCTCGCCTTATTTACGTGGTCGATTACTATGGTGGTTTGGGCGCGTAACGGATTTTAG